One Brassica oleracea var. oleracea cultivar TO1000 chromosome C7, BOL, whole genome shotgun sequence genomic window carries:
- the LOC106304995 gene encoding potassium transporter 9-like isoform X2 — translation MEETVESSVTEGESTIEKRDRKAMREFEEGLDQPMDEEANMLKNMNKEKGLSMLMLLRLSFQSLGIVYGDLGTSPLYVFYNTFPDGINDSEDVIGALSLIIYSLLLIPLIKYVFIVCKANDNGQGGTLAIYSLLCRHANVNLIPNQQRSDENLTTYSRTLVAEGSFAAKTKKWLESRHSKKRALLVIVLLGTCMMIGDGILTPAISVLSATGGIKVNNPKMSTDIVVFVSIVILIGLFSMQHYGTDKVGWLFAPIVLIWFLFIGATGIYNICKHDTRVLKAFSPTYIYVYFRRRGQDGWISLGGILLSITGTEALYADISYFPLQAIQLAFTLFVFPCLLLAYCGQAAYLVNHKEHYKDAFYASIPGFVYWPMLIVATGAAIVGSQATISGTYSLIKQAVSHGCFPRVKIVHTSKKFLSQIYCPDINWILMIGCIAVTASFKNQIDIGNAYGTAVMVVMIVTTLLMVLTMLLVWRCHWILVLIFAVLSLVVELSYFSAVLLKVNEGGWVPLIIAAFSLLVMFVWNYVTVKKYEFEVYSKVSMSWILGLGPSLGLVRVPGIGLVHTELASGVPHIFSHFITNLPAIHSVVVFVCVKNLPVYTIPEEERFMVKRIGPKTFRMFRCVARYGYKDLHRKDDNFENQLFDNLFSFIQTETMMESYSNYSNSAYYVNHTHVSRDELICNNNNYDNNNNNMVVFSSMFDTIIPPDSPHSAMSFSENYIVEEEEEEEEGEDELEFLKTCKETGVVHIMGNTVVKARKGSLLPKKIAIDYVYRFLAKMCRANSAILHVPHETLLNVGQVYYV, via the exons ATGGAGGAAACGGTAGAATCATCTGTTACAGAAGGAGAAAGCACGATTGAAAAAAGAGACAGAAAAGCTATGAGAGAATTTGAGGAGGGACTCGATCAACCCATGGATGAAGAAGCTAATATGCTCAAGAACATGAACAAAGAAAAG GGCCTATCAATGTTGATGCTACTAAGACTATCATTCCAAAGTCTAGGAATAGTTTACGGCGATCTAGGGACTTCTCCATTGTATGTGTTCTACAATACATTTCCTGATGGGATTAATGATAGTGAAGATGTGATTGGAGCTCTTTCTTTAATCATTTACTCTCTTCTGCTTATACCTCTCATCAAGTATGTGTTCATTGTCTGCAAAGCTAATGATAATGGTCAAG GTGGGACTTTAGCTATATACTCATTGCTTTGTAGGCATGCTAACGTCAATCTCATCCCGAATCAACAACGCAGCGATGAGAATCTCACGACTTATAGTCGAACTTTAGTCGCTGAAGGATCTTTTGCTGCTAAAACAAAGAAGTGGTTGGAGAGTAGACATTCAAAGAAGAGAGCCCTTCTGGTCATTGTTCTTCTAGGGACGTGTATGATGATAGGTGATGGTATCTTAACCCCAGCCATCTCTG TTCTTTCAGCTACTGGTGGGATCAAAGTCAACAATCCAAAAATGAGCACCG ACATCGTTGTGTTTGTGTCTATCGTTATTTTAATTGGACTGTTCAGTATGCAACACTATGGTACAGACAAGGTTGGATGGCTCTTTGCGCCAATTGTCCTTATTTGGTTCCTCTTCATTGGAGCCACTGGTATATACAACATCTGCAAACACGACACTCGCGTTTTAAAGGCATTTTCACCAACATATATATATGTGTACTTCAGAAGACGAGGACAAGATGGTTGGATTTCTCTCGGTGGCATTCTTCTCAGCATAACAG GCACAGAGGCACTATACGCAGACATTTCTTATTTCCCTTTACAAGCGATACAGCTAGCTTTTACACTTTTTGTATTCCCTTGTCTACTTCTAGCATACTGCGGACAAGCTGCGTATCTTGTGAACCACAAGGAACACTACAAAGACGCCTTCTATGCATCTATCCCGGGTTT CGTATATTGGCCGATGTTAATAGTGGCGACCGGAGCTGCAATCGTTGGGAGCCAAGCTACCATATCAGGGACTTATTCACTGATCAAACAGGCTGTGTCTCATGGGTGTTTCCCTCGAGTTAAAATTGTTCACACTTCAAAGAAGTTCCTTTCTCAGATATATTGCCCTGATATTAACTGGATACTCATGATTGGTTGCATCGCCGTCACTGCGAGTTTCAAGAACCAAATAGATATCGGCAATGCATATG GGACTGCGGTTATGGTCGTGATGATTGTGACCACATTACTGATGGTGCTGACCATGCTTCTCGTGTGGAGGTGCCACTGGATCCTTGTCCTTATATTCGCCGTTCTCTCGCTAGTAGTAGAACTGTCTTATTTCTCGGCTGTGCTCCTAAAGGTCAATGAAGGAGGATGGGTTCCGCTCATCATAGCAGCATTCTCTCTTCTGGTAATGTTTGTTTGGAATTACGTAACAGTCAAGAAATATGAGTTTGAAGTGTATAGCAAAGTTTCCATGAGTTGGATCCTCGGTCTCGGTCCCAGCCTTGGGCTTGTACGTGTCCCTGGGATCGGGTTAGTCCACACGGAACTAGCGAGTGGTGTCCCTCACATCTTCTCTCATTTCATCACAAACCTCCCCGCGATCCACTCTGTCGTAGTCTTTGTATGCGTCAAGAACCTCCCCGTCTATACTATTCCTGAAGAAGAGAGGTTTATGGTGAAGAGAATCGGACCAAAGACATTCCGAATGTTCCGCTGCGTAGCCAG GTATGGTTACAAAGATCTACATAGGAAAGACGACAACTTCGAAAACCAACTGTTCGATAACCTCTTCTCTTTCATCCAAACTGAAACAATGATGGAGTCATATTCAAACTATAGCAACAGCGCGTATTACGTCAACCATACACACGTGTCCAGAGATGAACTGATCTGTAACAACAACAACTACGACAACAACAATAACAACATGGTTGTGTTCTCATCGATGTTCGACACGATAATTCCACCTGATTCACCGCATAGTGCAATGAGTTTCAGTGAGAACTACATAGTGGAGGAAGAGGAGGAGGAGGAGGAGGGTGAGGATGAGTTGGAGTTTTTAAAGACTTGTAAAGAGACAGGGGTTGTCCATATCATGGGAAACACCGTGGTGAAGGCAAGAAAAGGATCATTGCTTCCAAAGAAGATAGCCATTGACTATGTTTATCGGTTTCTTGCTAAGATGTGTAGGGCGAATAGTGCTATCTTACATGTTCCTCATGAAACCCTTTTGAACGTTGGACAAGTCTATTATGTTTAG
- the LOC106304995 gene encoding potassium transporter 9-like isoform X1 → MEETVESSVTEGESTIEKRDRKAMREFEEGLDQPMDEEANMLKNMNKEKGLSMLMLLRLSFQSLGIVYGDLGTSPLYVFYNTFPDGINDSEDVIGALSLIIYSLLLIPLIKYVFIVCKANDNGQGGTLAIYSLLCRHANVNLIPNQQRSDENLTTYSRTLVAEGSFAAKTKKWLESRHSKKRALLVIVLLGTCMMIGDGILTPAISVLSATGGIKVNNPKMSTDIVVFVSIVILIGLFSMQHYGTDKVGWLFAPIVLIWFLFIGATGIYNICKHDTRVLKAFSPTYIYVYFRRRGQDGWISLGGILLSITGTEALYADISYFPLQAIQLAFTLFVFPCLLLAYCGQAAYLVNHKEHYKDAFYASIPESVYWPMLIVATGAAIVGSQATISGTYSLIKQAVSHGCFPRVKIVHTSKKFLSQIYCPDINWILMIGCIAVTASFKNQIDIGNAYGTAVMVVMIVTTLLMVLTMLLVWRCHWILVLIFAVLSLVVELSYFSAVLLKVNEGGWVPLIIAAFSLLVMFVWNYVTVKKYEFEVYSKVSMSWILGLGPSLGLVRVPGIGLVHTELASGVPHIFSHFITNLPAIHSVVVFVCVKNLPVYTIPEEERFMVKRIGPKTFRMFRCVARYGYKDLHRKDDNFENQLFDNLFSFIQTETMMESYSNYSNSAYYVNHTHVSRDELICNNNNYDNNNNNMVVFSSMFDTIIPPDSPHSAMSFSENYIVEEEEEEEEGEDELEFLKTCKETGVVHIMGNTVVKARKGSLLPKKIAIDYVYRFLAKMCRANSAILHVPHETLLNVGQVYYV, encoded by the exons ATGGAGGAAACGGTAGAATCATCTGTTACAGAAGGAGAAAGCACGATTGAAAAAAGAGACAGAAAAGCTATGAGAGAATTTGAGGAGGGACTCGATCAACCCATGGATGAAGAAGCTAATATGCTCAAGAACATGAACAAAGAAAAG GGCCTATCAATGTTGATGCTACTAAGACTATCATTCCAAAGTCTAGGAATAGTTTACGGCGATCTAGGGACTTCTCCATTGTATGTGTTCTACAATACATTTCCTGATGGGATTAATGATAGTGAAGATGTGATTGGAGCTCTTTCTTTAATCATTTACTCTCTTCTGCTTATACCTCTCATCAAGTATGTGTTCATTGTCTGCAAAGCTAATGATAATGGTCAAG GTGGGACTTTAGCTATATACTCATTGCTTTGTAGGCATGCTAACGTCAATCTCATCCCGAATCAACAACGCAGCGATGAGAATCTCACGACTTATAGTCGAACTTTAGTCGCTGAAGGATCTTTTGCTGCTAAAACAAAGAAGTGGTTGGAGAGTAGACATTCAAAGAAGAGAGCCCTTCTGGTCATTGTTCTTCTAGGGACGTGTATGATGATAGGTGATGGTATCTTAACCCCAGCCATCTCTG TTCTTTCAGCTACTGGTGGGATCAAAGTCAACAATCCAAAAATGAGCACCG ACATCGTTGTGTTTGTGTCTATCGTTATTTTAATTGGACTGTTCAGTATGCAACACTATGGTACAGACAAGGTTGGATGGCTCTTTGCGCCAATTGTCCTTATTTGGTTCCTCTTCATTGGAGCCACTGGTATATACAACATCTGCAAACACGACACTCGCGTTTTAAAGGCATTTTCACCAACATATATATATGTGTACTTCAGAAGACGAGGACAAGATGGTTGGATTTCTCTCGGTGGCATTCTTCTCAGCATAACAG GCACAGAGGCACTATACGCAGACATTTCTTATTTCCCTTTACAAGCGATACAGCTAGCTTTTACACTTTTTGTATTCCCTTGTCTACTTCTAGCATACTGCGGACAAGCTGCGTATCTTGTGAACCACAAGGAACACTACAAAGACGCCTTCTATGCATCTATCCCGG AAAGCGTATATTGGCCGATGTTAATAGTGGCGACCGGAGCTGCAATCGTTGGGAGCCAAGCTACCATATCAGGGACTTATTCACTGATCAAACAGGCTGTGTCTCATGGGTGTTTCCCTCGAGTTAAAATTGTTCACACTTCAAAGAAGTTCCTTTCTCAGATATATTGCCCTGATATTAACTGGATACTCATGATTGGTTGCATCGCCGTCACTGCGAGTTTCAAGAACCAAATAGATATCGGCAATGCATATG GGACTGCGGTTATGGTCGTGATGATTGTGACCACATTACTGATGGTGCTGACCATGCTTCTCGTGTGGAGGTGCCACTGGATCCTTGTCCTTATATTCGCCGTTCTCTCGCTAGTAGTAGAACTGTCTTATTTCTCGGCTGTGCTCCTAAAGGTCAATGAAGGAGGATGGGTTCCGCTCATCATAGCAGCATTCTCTCTTCTGGTAATGTTTGTTTGGAATTACGTAACAGTCAAGAAATATGAGTTTGAAGTGTATAGCAAAGTTTCCATGAGTTGGATCCTCGGTCTCGGTCCCAGCCTTGGGCTTGTACGTGTCCCTGGGATCGGGTTAGTCCACACGGAACTAGCGAGTGGTGTCCCTCACATCTTCTCTCATTTCATCACAAACCTCCCCGCGATCCACTCTGTCGTAGTCTTTGTATGCGTCAAGAACCTCCCCGTCTATACTATTCCTGAAGAAGAGAGGTTTATGGTGAAGAGAATCGGACCAAAGACATTCCGAATGTTCCGCTGCGTAGCCAG GTATGGTTACAAAGATCTACATAGGAAAGACGACAACTTCGAAAACCAACTGTTCGATAACCTCTTCTCTTTCATCCAAACTGAAACAATGATGGAGTCATATTCAAACTATAGCAACAGCGCGTATTACGTCAACCATACACACGTGTCCAGAGATGAACTGATCTGTAACAACAACAACTACGACAACAACAATAACAACATGGTTGTGTTCTCATCGATGTTCGACACGATAATTCCACCTGATTCACCGCATAGTGCAATGAGTTTCAGTGAGAACTACATAGTGGAGGAAGAGGAGGAGGAGGAGGAGGGTGAGGATGAGTTGGAGTTTTTAAAGACTTGTAAAGAGACAGGGGTTGTCCATATCATGGGAAACACCGTGGTGAAGGCAAGAAAAGGATCATTGCTTCCAAAGAAGATAGCCATTGACTATGTTTATCGGTTTCTTGCTAAGATGTGTAGGGCGAATAGTGCTATCTTACATGTTCCTCATGAAACCCTTTTGAACGTTGGACAAGTCTATTATGTTTAG
- the LOC106304302 gene encoding potassium transporter 9-like, translated as MAERVEASVTDGESTIEERDRELMREFEEGLDQPMDEEADMLKDMHGEKSFSMLMLLRLSFQSLGIVYGDLGTSPLYVFYNTFPDGIDDSEDVIGALSLIIYSLLLIPLIKYVFIVCKANDNGQGGTLAIYSLLCRHGNVNLIPNQQRSDEDLTTYSRTSVAEGSFAAKTKKWLESRHSKKRALLVIVLIGTCMMIGDGILTPAISVLSATGGIRVNNPKMSSDIVVLVSVILLIGLFSMQHYGTDKVGWLFAPIVLIWFLFIGTTGIYNICKHDTSVLKAFSPKYIYLYFKRRGRDGWISLGGILLSITGTEALFADISYFPLQAIQLAFTLFVFPCLLLAYCGQAAFLVNHKEHYKDAFYASIPESVYWPMLIVATGAAIVGSQATISGTYSIIKQAVSHGCFPRVKIVHTSKKFLGQIYCPDINWILMIGCITVTASFKNQTEIGNAYGTAVVVVMLVTTLLMVLTMLLVWRRHWIFVLVFAILSLVVELSYFSAVILKVNEGGWVPLMIAAISLLVMFVWNYVTVKKYEFEVHSRVSMSWILGLGPSLGLVRVPGIGLIHSELASGVPRIFSHFITNLPAIHSVVVFVCVKNLPVYTVPEEERFLVKRIGPKTFRMFRCVARYGYKDLHRKDDDFENKLFDNLFSFVQTETMMESDSNYSPYSFNHRQESRDELIRNNNNNHNKNMVMFSSMVDYTESAIVPADSPHSAMSFSQNYTVEEEEEDELEFLKICKETGVVHIMGNTVVKARKGSLVPKKIAINYVYRFLAKMCRANSAILHVPHEALLNVGQICYV; from the exons ATGGCAGAAAGGGTAGAAGCATCTGTTACAGATGGAGAAAGCACGATCGAAGAAAGAGACAGAGAACTTATGAGGGAATTTGAGGAGGGACTCGATCAACCCATGGACGAAGAAGCTGACATGCTCAAGGACATGCACGGAGAAAAA AGCTTTTCGATGTTGATGCTACTGAGACTATCATTCCAAAGTCTAGGGATAGTTTATGGCGATCTAGGGACTTCTCCATTGTATGTGTTCTACAATACATTCCCTGATGGAATTGATGATAGTGAAGATGTAATCGGAGCTCTTTCTTTGATCATTTACTCTCTTCTGCTTATACCTCTCATAAAGTATGTGTTCATTGTCTGCAAAGCTAATGATAATGGTCAAG GTGGGACTTTAGCTATATACTCATTGCTTTGTAGACATGGTAACGTGAATCTCATCCCGAATCAACAACGCAGCGACGAGGATCTCACGACTTATAGTCGAACTTCAGTCGCTGAAGGATCTTTTGCTGCTAAAACAAAGAAGTGGTTGGAGAGTAGACATTCCAAGAAGAGAGCACTTCTTGTCATTGTTCTTATAGGGACGTGTATGATGATAGGTGATGGTATCTTAACCCCAGCCATCTCCG TTCTTTCAGCCACTGGTGGGATCAGAGTCAACAATCCAAAGATGAGCAGCG ACATCGTTGTGCTTGTGTCTGTCATCCTTTTAATTGGACTGTTCAGTATGCAACACTATGGTACGGACAAGGTGGGGTGGCTCTTTGCGCCTATCGTTCTTATTTGGTTCCTCTTCATTGGAACCACTGGCATATACAACATCTGCAAACACGATACAAGCGTTTTAAAAGCGTTTTCGCCAAAATATATATACTTGTACTTCAAAAGAAGAGGGCGAGATGGTTGGATTTCGCTTGGTGGCATTCTTCTCAGCATAACAG GCACGGAGGCACTATTCGCGGACATTTCTTATTTCCCTTTACAAGCGATACAGCTAGCTTTTACACTTTTTGTATTCCCTTGTCTTCTTCTAGCATACTGCGGACAAGCTGCGTTTCTTGTGAACCACAAGGAACATTATAAAGACGCCTTCTATGCATCTATCCCTG AAAGCGTATATTGGCCGATGTTAATAGTGGCGACCGGAGCTGCAATCGTTGGGAGCCAAGCTACCATCTCAGGGACTTATTCGATAATCAAACAGGCCGTGTCTCATGGATGTTTCCCTCGAGTTAAAATTGTTCACACTTCCAAGAAGTTCCTAGGTCAGATCTATTGCCCTGATATTAACTGGATACTCATGATTGGTTGCATCACCGTCACTGCTAGTTTCAAGAACCAGACCGAGATCGGAAATGCATACG GAACTGCGGTTGTGGTCGTGATGCTTGTGACTACATTACTGATGGTGCTGACCATGCTTCTCGTGTGGCGGCGCCACTGGATCTTTGTCCTTGTATTCGCCATTCTCTCCCTCGTGGTGGAATTGTCGTACTTCTCGGCTGTGATCTTAAAGGTCAATGAAGGAGGATGGGTTCCGCTCATGATAGCAGCCATCTCCCTTCTGGTAATGTTTGTTTGGAATTACGTAACAGTCAAGAAGTATGAGTTTGAAGTGCACAGTAGAGTTTCCATGAGTTGGATCCTCGGTCTCGGTCCCAGCCTTGGGCTTGTACGTGTCCCCGGGATCGGGTTGATCCACTCGGAACTAGCGAGTGGTGTCCCTCGCATCTTCTCTCATTTTATCACTAACCTCCCCGCGATTCACTCCGTCGTAGTGTTTGTATGCGTCAAGAACCTCCCGGTATACACTGTCCCTGAAGAAGAGAGGTTTCTTGTGAAGAGAATCGGACCAAAGACATTCCGAATGTTCCGCTGCGTAGCCAG GTATGGTTACAAAGATCTACACAGGAAAGACGACGATTTTGAAAACAAACTGTTCGATAATCTCTTCTCGTTCGTCCAAACCGAAACAATGATGGAGTCAGATTCAAACTATAGCCCTTATTCATTTAACCATAGACAAGAGTCCAGAGATGAATTGATACGTAACAACAACAACAACCACAATAAAAACATGGTTATGTTTTCATCGATGGTGGACTACACCGAATCCGCTATAGTTCCAGCTGATTCACCGCATAGCGCAATGAGTTTCAGTCAGAACTACACGGTGGAGGAAGAGGAGGAGGATGAGTTGGAGTTTCTAAAGATTTGTAAAGAGACAGGGGTTGTCCATATCATGGGAAACACTGTGGTGAAAGCAAGAAAAGGATCATTGGTTCCAAAGAAGATAGCCATTAATTATGTTTACCGGTTTCTTGCTAAGATGTGTAGGGCGAATAGTGCTATCTTACATGTTCCACATGAAGCCCTTTTAAACGTTGGACAAATCTGTTATGTTTAG
- the LOC106304191 gene encoding uncharacterized protein At4g15970-like, producing MNSSSSSSPSSTSKFLDLGSAIGQKEVKKILVLFLGLAASCLLLYKTAYPLPQELQVNNLTSPRPLLDHPSSSSPQTRSKSISFREVLENASTENRTVIVTTLNQAWAEPNSLFDLFLESFRIGQGTQKLLQHVVVVCLDPKAFDRCSQLHPNCYYLETSGTDFSGEKLFATPDYLKMMWRRIELLTQVLEMGFNFIFTDADIMWLRDPFPRLYPDGDFQMACDRFFGDPYDSDNWVNGGFTYVKSNHRSIEFYKFWYKSRLDYPELHDQDVFNKIKHEAIVSEIGIQMRFFDTVYFGGFCQTSRDINLVCTMHANCCIGLEKKLHDLNLVLDDWRKYLSLSEQVMNTTWSVPTKCL from the exons ATGAACTCTTCCTCTTCCTCCTCCCCTAGTTCCACTTCAAAGTTTCTTGATTTGGGATCTGCGATCGGACAAAAGGAAGTGAAGAAAATTTTGGTCTTGTTTCTCGGCTTAGCTGCTTCATGTCTACTTCTTTACAAAACAGCTTATCCTCTTCCTCAAGAGCTCCAGGTCAACAATCTCACCTCTCCTCGTCCTTTGCTCGATCACCCCTCTTCGTCTTCTCCACAAACA AGATCAAAGTCAATCAGTTTTAGAGAAGTTCTGGAGAATGCGTCCACAGAAAATCGAACAGTTATCGTAACTACGTTGAATCAAGCGTGGGCAGAGCCGAACTCTCTGTTCGATTTGTTTCTTGAAAGCTTTCGTATCGGACAAGGAACACAGAAGCTACTTCAACACGTGGTTGTTGTTTGCTTGGATCCCAAGGCATTTGATCGGTGCTCACAACTTCACCCTAATTGCTACTATTTAGAAACCTCAGGAACTGATTTCTCCGGCGAGAAACTGTTTGCTACTCCTGATTACCTCAAAATGATGTGGAGGAGAATCGAGCTTCTCACACAAGTGCTTGAAATGGGATTTAACTTCATCTTCACG GATGCAGATATAATGTGGCTTAGAGATCCATTTCCTCGGCTATATCCAGATGGGGATTTTCAGATGGCGTGTGATCGATTCTTCGGTGATCCTTATGACTCAGACAATTGGGTAAACGGAGGCTTCACTTACGTGAAATCAAACCACAGAAGCATTGAGTTCTACAAGTTTTGGTACAAATCTCGTCTAGATTATCCAGAGTTACATGACCAAGATGTGTTCAACAAGATCAAACACGAGGCTATAGTCTCAGAGATTGGGATCCAGATGAGATTCTTTGACACGGTTTACTTTGGTGGGTTTTGTCAGACGAGCAGAGACATAAACTTGGTGTGTACGATGCATGCTAATTGTTGTATTGGATTAGAGAAGAAGCTTCATGATCTTAATCTCGTTCTTGATGACTGGCGAAAATATTTGTCTTTATCTGAACAAGTTATGAATACGACTTGGAGTGTTCCTACGAAGTGTTTGTGA